One genomic window of Medicago truncatula cultivar Jemalong A17 chromosome 1, MtrunA17r5.0-ANR, whole genome shotgun sequence includes the following:
- the LOC120578043 gene encoding uncharacterized protein, whose product MVRRRCSGRIGGLEDGERWSWRRRLWAWEELLLEECRALLFDISLVPNVLDFLEWLPDTAEGYSVSGAYDLLTNGDDSQMGLPFELVWHPQVPLKVSVFAWQVIRDRLPTKANLTIRGVVPADDILCVSGCGHVETAGHLFLSCTTFASLWQQVRDWIGFSGVDPNIITDHLVQFTHLPGVGKAKRSFLQLIWLLCAWVLWSERNNRLFNNSINIVPQLLDKVIKLLSLGWLKAKKVVFVYGTQRWWSDPFACLGLTN is encoded by the coding sequence GATGGGGAGAGGTGGAGTTGGAGGCGTAGATTGTGGGCTTGGGAGGAGCTTTTactagaggagtgtagggcgTTATTATTTGATATCTCTTTGGTTCCtaatgttttagattttttggAGTGGCTTCCAGATACTGCAGAGGGGTACTCTGTGAGTGGTGCCTATGATTTGTTGACAAATGGGGATGATTCTCAGATGGGATTACCCTTTGAGTTAGTGTGGCATCCTCAGGTTCCTTTGAAGGTTTCAGTTTTTGCGTGGCAGGTTATCAGAGATCGATTACCAACGAAAGCTAATCTGACGATTCGTGGTGTTGTCCCCGCAGATGATATCTTATGTGTTTCTGGTTGTGGTCACGTGGAGACAGCtggtcatttatttttatcttgtacTACATTTGCATCTTTATGGCAGCAGGTGCGTGATTGGATTGGTTTTTCAGGAGTGGACCCTAACATCATTACAGATCATCTGGTGCAGTTTACTCATTTGCCAGGTGTTGGTAAAGCAAAAAGATCATTCTTGCAGCTTATTTGGCTGTTGTGTGCTTGGGTTTTGTGGAGTGAACGTAACAACCGTCttttcaataattcaattaatattgTCCCTCAATTGTTAGATAAGGTTATTAAATTGTTATCTTTGgggtggctgaaagctaaaaaggttgtgtttgtttatggtACGCAGAGATGGTGGTCCGATCCTTTTGCTTGTTTGGGGTTGACTAACTAG